From a region of the Butyrivibrio sp. AE3004 genome:
- a CDS encoding topoisomerase DNA-binding C4 zinc finger domain-containing protein yields the protein MAQRTEAICDGKTIGIESIFTVINGKQINIPDKLNWLREKSRHNELFCPCGCGANLILVAGDKNLREQHFRIKDSDTELECTAVTEGKTSIESKIVLKCWLDDKLATGDVDTRVPINAIDDIDRKYEFSFLSMKKKIAVSYFRDRANITDEKLDVLDMNSQDIKLIYITDIMNGGAEGQFPEWLMKIQSRQGFCLLLSIDGVDYEKARLEAVLYDQDIDGLWCEVPVTDGMLSEYDFDEDNNLILHGELLDSMYDRAWFEFRKKQDREHDRRVRQQEEAEAERKRRQEEAEAERKRRQEEAEAERKRKQEEQQRLKEEYERKQREYQEEQKRLREAAEAEKRKAAEEFARNMAAGFEQQETQIKDENGVRWIKCEFCGKIAPVKEFSSYGGPNHINLGTCVECSRNNPAAAVEITIPQRAKQRYDPNICPECGSRLIERNGRNGRFMGCSGYPRCRYTRSIR from the coding sequence ATGGCACAGAGAACAGAAGCGATTTGTGATGGGAAAACGATAGGAATTGAGTCTATTTTTACCGTGATAAATGGCAAACAGATAAATATTCCTGATAAGCTAAACTGGCTAAGAGAAAAGAGCAGGCATAATGAACTGTTCTGTCCTTGTGGTTGTGGTGCTAATCTTATTCTTGTTGCGGGTGATAAAAACCTACGGGAGCAGCATTTCAGAATAAAGGATTCTGATACGGAACTTGAATGTACAGCTGTCACAGAGGGCAAAACGTCCATTGAATCAAAGATTGTTTTGAAATGCTGGCTTGACGATAAGCTTGCAACTGGTGATGTTGATACTCGTGTGCCTATTAATGCGATAGATGATATAGACAGGAAATATGAGTTTTCATTTCTGTCGATGAAAAAGAAGATAGCAGTCAGCTATTTCCGGGATAGAGCAAATATCACTGATGAGAAGCTAGATGTTCTGGATATGAACAGTCAGGATATAAAGCTGATTTATATAACAGACATCATGAATGGAGGAGCAGAAGGTCAATTCCCAGAATGGCTGATGAAGATACAGAGCAGACAGGGCTTCTGCCTTCTATTATCTATTGATGGTGTCGATTATGAAAAAGCCAGACTTGAAGCTGTGCTGTATGATCAGGATATAGATGGACTGTGGTGTGAGGTACCGGTTACTGATGGTATGCTCAGTGAATATGATTTTGATGAAGATAACAATCTCATATTGCATGGTGAGCTTCTTGATTCTATGTACGACAGAGCCTGGTTTGAATTCCGCAAAAAGCAGGACCGGGAGCATGACCGAAGGGTAAGACAGCAGGAAGAGGCTGAAGCAGAACGTAAAAGAAGGCAGGAAGAAGCTGAAGCAGAACGTAAAAGAAGGCAGGAAGAAGCTGAAGCAGAACGTAAAAGAAAGCAGGAAGAGCAGCAGCGCCTTAAAGAAGAGTATGAACGTAAGCAGCGAGAGTATCAGGAAGAACAGAAGCGGCTGAGAGAGGCTGCCGAAGCTGAAAAACGTAAGGCTGCAGAAGAATTTGCCCGAAACATGGCAGCAGGATTCGAACAACAGGAAACACAGATTAAGGATGAGAATGGTGTTAGATGGATAAAATGTGAATTCTGCGGAAAGATTGCTCCGGTCAAAGAGTTTTCTTCGTATGGTGGGCCTAATCATATCAATCTTGGTACCTGTGTAGAATGTTCAAGGAACAATCCGGCAGCTGCGGTAGAGATAACGATTCCGCAAAGAGCAAAACAAAGGTATGATCCTAATATATGTCCTGAATGCGGCAGCAGGTTGATTGAGCGTAACGGAAGAAATGGAAGATTCATGGGATGCAGCGGATATCCCAGGTGCAGATATACAAGGTCAATTAGATAA
- a CDS encoding flavodoxin family protein has product MKVAIFNGSPRKENTSAMVQAFREGAEAAGHEVEEYQVGRMKISGCLGCEYCHTKGEGTCVQKDDLEKIMPAYKEADIIVFASPIYYFTMTAQMEAAIQRVYCIGKPAAKKAVLLLSSGSPGVYDAAIAQYKAYMGYAGIEAAGVITANGDENKSEAKMNEIRELAKSL; this is encoded by the coding sequence ATGAAGGTAGCAATTTTTAACGGAAGTCCGCGAAAAGAGAACACATCGGCAATGGTTCAGGCATTTCGCGAAGGCGCTGAAGCAGCAGGGCATGAAGTAGAAGAATATCAGGTTGGTAGAATGAAGATTTCCGGATGCCTTGGCTGTGAGTATTGCCACACAAAGGGCGAAGGTACATGTGTGCAGAAGGATGATCTTGAAAAGATTATGCCTGCTTATAAAGAGGCAGATATTATTGTTTTTGCTTCTCCAATCTATTATTTCACGATGACAGCTCAGATGGAGGCAGCCATCCAGAGAGTTTATTGCATTGGTAAGCCAGCTGCTAAGAAGGCTGTTCTTCTACTCAGCTCAGGATCACCCGGAGTATATGACGCTGCGATTGCTCAGTATAAGGCATATATGGGATATGCAGGTATCGAGGCAGCAGGTGTTATTACCGCAAATGGTGATGAGAATAAATCTGAAGCTAAGATGAATGAGATAAGGGAATTAGCTAAATCATTGTAA
- a CDS encoding serine/threonine protein kinase, which translates to MFDSSLPISFYKEIAPLSEEHQIYIVQHIETKKVYLKKTLKVYNLAVYEQLFKHPVKNIPRIYAMYEHDNLLTIIEEYISGDTLQEVIDLCGSVSESDAISYSIKLCDILIALHSQTPVLIHRDIKPSNVILTEDERIILIDLNAARQCISEKERDTRLIGTEGYAAPEQFGFGNSSCQTDIYAVGNLIKALLGLDNNSMKVSPKLSSVINKCLEMNPKDRYHSALLLKAALEKI; encoded by the coding sequence ATGTTTGATAGTTCACTACCCATTTCCTTCTACAAGGAAATAGCTCCACTCAGCGAAGAGCATCAAATTTATATCGTTCAGCATATTGAAACCAAGAAGGTTTATCTAAAGAAGACCTTGAAGGTATACAATCTTGCTGTGTATGAACAACTCTTCAAACATCCTGTCAAGAATATTCCTCGCATTTATGCTATGTATGAGCATGATAATCTTCTTACCATTATTGAAGAATATATCTCCGGTGATACACTGCAGGAAGTAATCGATCTCTGCGGTTCTGTCTCAGAATCCGATGCAATATCTTACTCTATAAAACTCTGCGATATTCTTATTGCATTACATTCCCAAACTCCTGTACTAATCCATCGTGACATCAAACCTTCAAATGTTATTCTTACTGAGGATGAGCGTATTATACTGATTGATTTAAATGCCGCCCGTCAATGCATCAGTGAAAAAGAACGGGACACAAGACTAATCGGCACTGAGGGCTATGCTGCTCCGGAGCAATTTGGTTTTGGCAATTCATCATGCCAGACTGATATTTATGCAGTGGGGAATCTTATTAAGGCACTACTAGGTCTTGATAACAATTCCATGAAAGTATCACCAAAACTATCATCAGTAATAAACAAGTGCTTGGAAATGAATCCAAAAGACAGATATCATTCAGCCCTGCTACTGAAGGCTGCTTTAGAGAAAATATAA